One genomic segment of Pseudonocardia sp. T1-2H includes these proteins:
- a CDS encoding crotonase/enoyl-CoA hydratase family protein, with translation MREIRYEVRDHVATLTIDRPEKRGAMTYAMLDEFAASVARAGDDPDVVVLLVTGVPGSFCAGIDLADLAGRDPSNRGRGDGDGVPLLMGCPKPVVCAVDGMAVGMGAEFATQADVRLVSSRARFRWNFVHRGLVSDTGAGTWLLPRQIGVAAASRLLYTGDDLDADEALSLGFAASVHEPDELPGRGGRVRRKDRHRIAVRAGQDQTATARRRRPGPRPARPGDPDHHGRMLRLGGSCRGDRVVPGEAAGPVHWPLIIRIGEDTMTEQRVLIEITDGVADVRLNRAEKRNALDPAMFAGIVEAGETLKKDPSVRVVVLSGEGPDFCAGLDFGSFRAMRDGERLSASAAVPPGNGPAKATGQRAAYVWAELEVPVIAAVTGNALGGGLQIALGADIRIVSPDATLSVFEVAWGLIPDMTGSQLLPELVGRDVAKELTLTARKVGGEEAVAIGLATKLDPEPRKAALALARSIAERNPHAVRAAKRLLDMAGRVDLDTGFAAEQTEIGALIGSPNQVEAVTAAFEKRAPVFKDV, from the coding sequence ATGCGCGAGATCCGCTACGAGGTACGCGACCACGTCGCGACGCTGACGATCGACCGGCCCGAGAAACGCGGCGCCATGACCTACGCGATGCTCGACGAGTTCGCCGCCTCCGTGGCCCGGGCCGGCGACGATCCGGACGTGGTCGTCCTGCTAGTCACCGGGGTACCGGGCAGCTTCTGCGCCGGGATCGACCTCGCGGACCTGGCCGGCCGGGATCCGTCGAACCGGGGCCGTGGCGACGGCGACGGCGTCCCCCTCCTCATGGGCTGCCCGAAGCCGGTGGTCTGCGCCGTCGACGGGATGGCCGTCGGGATGGGCGCGGAGTTCGCGACCCAGGCGGACGTGCGGTTGGTCTCGTCCCGGGCGCGGTTCCGGTGGAACTTCGTGCATCGTGGGCTGGTGTCGGACACGGGTGCCGGAACGTGGCTGCTGCCCCGCCAGATCGGCGTCGCGGCGGCTTCGAGGCTGCTCTACACCGGCGACGACCTCGATGCGGACGAGGCGCTCTCGCTCGGCTTCGCGGCGAGTGTCCACGAGCCGGACGAGCTTCCCGGCCGCGGCGGCCGCGTTCGCCGCAAGGATCGCCACCGCATCGCCGTTCGCGCTGGTCAGGACCAAACGGCTACTGCTCGACGGCGCCGGCCTGGACCTCGACCGGCACGTCCGGGCGACCCGGATCACCATGGCCGAATGCTTCGCCTCGGCGGATCATGCCGAGGGGATCGCGTCGTTCCTGGAGAAGCGGCCGGCCCGGTTCACTGGCCGTTGATCATTCGAATCGGAGAGGACACCATGACCGAGCAGCGCGTGCTGATCGAGATCACCGACGGCGTCGCGGACGTCCGGCTCAACCGGGCGGAGAAGCGCAACGCGCTGGACCCGGCCATGTTCGCCGGGATCGTCGAGGCCGGGGAGACGCTGAAGAAGGATCCGTCGGTGCGGGTCGTCGTGCTGTCCGGCGAGGGCCCGGACTTCTGCGCCGGACTGGACTTCGGCTCCTTCCGGGCGATGCGGGACGGCGAGCGGCTCTCCGCGAGCGCGGCCGTCCCGCCCGGTAACGGGCCGGCGAAGGCGACCGGGCAGCGCGCCGCGTACGTCTGGGCCGAGCTCGAGGTCCCGGTGATCGCGGCCGTCACGGGCAACGCGCTCGGCGGCGGGCTGCAGATCGCGCTCGGCGCGGACATCCGGATCGTGTCGCCGGACGCGACGCTCTCGGTGTTCGAGGTGGCGTGGGGGCTGATCCCGGACATGACGGGCTCGCAGCTGCTCCCCGAGCTGGTGGGCCGGGACGTCGCGAAGGAGCTGACGCTCACCGCGCGGAAGGTGGGCGGGGAGGAGGCCGTCGCGATCGGGCTGGCCACGAAGCTGGACCCGGAGCCCCGCAAGGCCGCCCTCGCGCTCGCCCGCTCCATCGCCGAACGGAACCCGCACGCCGTCCGGGCCGCGAAGCGCCTGCTGGACATGGCGGGCCGGGTGGACCTGGACACCGGCTTCGCCGCGGAGCAGACGGAGATCGGCGCGCTGATCGGGAGCCCGAACCAGGTGGAGGCCGTGACGGCGGCGTTCGAGAAGCGGGCGCCGGTCTTCAAGGACGTCTGA
- a CDS encoding DUF6912 family protein: MRIYLPGTWPMLRKLVKSGRFEPMGGTGFALTPRLREAYTAGDEEELEYAAMNEAARASLRLLAVEFGLGEDSTPARRVVVAADMDDVTLRPDLDDAAVRISGPVPMDRIASIHVDSEEAEHAVREAASVVDKADLGDLDAEFLVGEAEDQELAWYAPAEISFLVDLGDL, translated from the coding sequence ATGCGGATCTATCTTCCCGGGACATGGCCGATGCTGCGCAAGCTGGTCAAGTCCGGAAGGTTCGAACCCATGGGCGGCACGGGTTTCGCCCTGACCCCGCGGCTGCGGGAGGCCTACACGGCCGGGGACGAGGAGGAGCTCGAGTACGCCGCGATGAACGAGGCGGCCCGTGCTTCGCTCCGGCTGCTCGCCGTCGAGTTCGGGTTGGGGGAGGACTCCACCCCGGCCAGACGCGTAGTGGTGGCGGCGGACATGGACGACGTCACCCTGCGCCCCGACCTCGACGACGCGGCGGTCCGGATCTCCGGGCCCGTCCCCATGGACCGGATCGCCTCGATCCACGTCGACTCCGAGGAGGCGGAGCACGCCGTCCGGGAGGCGGCTTCGGTGGTGGACAAGGCGGACCTGGGCGACCTGGACGCGGAGTTCCTGGTCGGCGAGGCGGAGGACCAGGAGCTCGCCTGGTACGCCCCCGCAGAGATCTCGTTCCTGGTGGACCTCGGCGACCTCTGA
- a CDS encoding WS/DGAT/MGAT family O-acyltransferase, with product MPPRLSALDASFLYLEQATTPMHVGGVAIFRRPKNGLDYDRLVELVEQRISLVPRYRQKVRHVPGNLARPVWIDDTEFDVAYHVRRSALPRPGSDAQLTELVARLMSRPLDHTRPLWEMYLVEGLAKGRIAVVTKTHQAMVDGISAIDISQVILDVSPDPRPATEEVWMPRPEPSDGQLIAEAIGDAVARPSEIADNVRAATGDALATVDKVVGMAGKFLTMARTATRPTPRTPLNVDISTQRRFAMARTELESYRRIRAAHGCSVNDVVLSVVSGALRNWLLSRGEPVTSSASVRAMVPLSVRGEADVPSSAASGSLGNRVSSYLVDLPVGEPSPVVRLHHVTHAMREHTSNGRNVGADTLVRIGGFAPPTLHALGARAASGMSKLFFNLVVTNVPGPQFPLYAAGARMLEMFPVVPLAKGQALAIGLTSYDGGVYYGFNGDRDAMPDVDVLAGLVDESLDELLASSR from the coding sequence ATGCCGCCCCGGCTCTCCGCGCTCGATGCCTCCTTCCTGTACCTGGAACAGGCGACCACGCCCATGCACGTCGGCGGGGTGGCGATCTTCCGCCGGCCGAAGAACGGCCTGGACTACGACCGGCTGGTGGAGCTCGTCGAGCAGCGCATCTCGCTGGTCCCGCGATACCGGCAGAAGGTCCGCCACGTCCCCGGCAACCTCGCGCGCCCGGTCTGGATCGACGACACCGAGTTCGACGTGGCCTACCACGTCCGCCGCTCGGCCCTGCCGCGTCCGGGCAGCGACGCGCAGCTCACCGAGCTCGTCGCACGGCTGATGTCCCGCCCACTGGACCACACCCGTCCGCTGTGGGAGATGTACCTGGTCGAGGGGCTGGCGAAGGGGCGCATCGCCGTCGTCACGAAGACCCACCAGGCGATGGTCGACGGGATCTCCGCGATCGACATCAGCCAGGTCATCCTCGACGTGTCGCCCGATCCGCGGCCGGCCACCGAGGAGGTGTGGATGCCGCGGCCCGAACCCAGCGACGGGCAGCTGATCGCCGAGGCCATCGGGGACGCGGTGGCGCGGCCGAGCGAGATCGCGGACAACGTCCGGGCCGCCACCGGGGACGCCCTCGCCACGGTGGACAAGGTCGTCGGGATGGCGGGGAAGTTCCTGACGATGGCCCGCACGGCCACCCGGCCGACGCCACGCACCCCGCTCAACGTGGACATCTCCACCCAGCGCCGGTTCGCGATGGCCCGCACCGAGCTCGAGTCCTACCGGCGGATCCGGGCCGCGCACGGCTGCAGCGTCAACGACGTCGTGCTCAGCGTGGTGTCCGGCGCCCTGCGGAACTGGCTGCTCTCCCGCGGCGAGCCGGTGACGTCGTCGGCCTCGGTGCGCGCGATGGTGCCGCTGTCCGTGCGCGGCGAGGCGGACGTGCCCAGCTCGGCGGCGTCGGGCTCGCTCGGCAACCGCGTGTCGTCGTACCTCGTGGACCTCCCCGTCGGCGAACCGAGCCCGGTCGTGCGGCTGCACCACGTCACGCACGCGATGCGCGAACACACGTCCAACGGCCGGAACGTCGGCGCGGACACCCTGGTGCGGATCGGCGGTTTCGCCCCGCCGACCCTGCATGCGCTGGGGGCGCGGGCGGCCAGCGGGATGTCCAAACTGTTCTTCAACCTCGTCGTGACGAATGTTCCGGGTCCCCAGTTCCCCCTCTACGCCGCCGGAGCGCGCATGCTGGAGATGTTCCCCGTCGTTCCGCTCGCCAAGGGTCAGGCTCTCGCGATCGGGCTGACGAGCTACGACGGCGGGGTGTATTACGGGTTCAACGGCGATCGCGACGCCATGCCCGACGTCGACGTCCTCGCGGGGCTCGTCGACGAGTCGCTGGACGAACTGCTGGCCTCGAGCCGGTGA
- a CDS encoding TrmH family RNA methyltransferase encodes MTMILSPRATLARVTEASSPKDRFITVYGRKPVLEALADDTLTVDKVILADTARGEPVKEITAAARRRGVEVQRASAHRVKVLAGNGRHDQGVLADVVAPRMTTVASFLRDLGSRRGASVLVLDRVTNPSNVGMVLRSATAAGLDGVLLPRRGVPAIDPLVIKASAGVAFSAPVLRSGTAEEGCVALREAGFAVFGLDAGGASLLDAELPHRVALVLGNETDGLSEPVRKELDGVLSIPMFGGVESLNVASAAAVAAYELLRRR; translated from the coding sequence ATGACGATGATCCTATCGCCGCGTGCGACCCTTGCCCGCGTGACCGAAGCTTCCTCACCGAAGGACCGGTTCATCACCGTCTACGGCCGCAAGCCGGTCCTCGAGGCGCTGGCGGACGACACCCTGACCGTGGACAAGGTGATCCTCGCGGACACCGCGCGCGGCGAGCCGGTCAAGGAGATCACCGCGGCGGCCCGGCGACGGGGCGTGGAGGTGCAGCGGGCGAGCGCGCACCGGGTGAAGGTGCTGGCGGGCAACGGCCGGCACGACCAGGGCGTGCTCGCGGACGTCGTCGCGCCCCGGATGACCACGGTCGCGTCGTTCCTGCGGGACCTCGGTTCGCGCCGCGGCGCGTCCGTGCTGGTCCTGGACCGGGTCACCAACCCGTCGAACGTCGGGATGGTGCTGCGCTCGGCCACCGCCGCCGGGCTCGACGGCGTACTGCTCCCCCGGCGCGGCGTCCCCGCGATCGACCCGCTGGTCATCAAGGCGTCCGCGGGCGTCGCGTTCTCCGCACCCGTGCTGCGCTCGGGCACGGCCGAGGAGGGCTGTGTCGCGCTGCGGGAGGCAGGTTTCGCCGTCTTCGGCCTCGACGCCGGCGGGGCGTCTCTGCTGGACGCCGAACTCCCCCACCGGGTGGCGCTGGTGCTGGGCAACGAGACCGACGGGCTGTCCGAGCCGGTGCGCAAGGAGCTCGACGGGGTGTTGTCGATCCCGATGTTCGGGGGCGTCGAGTCGCTGAACGTGGCCAGCGCCGCCGCCGTCGCGGCGTACGAGCTGCTCCGCCGCCGCTGA
- a CDS encoding alpha-hydroxy acid oxidase, producing the protein MVQRRIPRFSELKPLLRPAPFVRDATERRLARAASIADLRDIARRRTPRAVFDYTDGAADGELSLSRARDAWSRVEFSPSVLRDVSGVDTSREILGQRSALPFAFAPTGFTRMMGSEGEPAVAAVAEQVGIPYTLSTMGTTTIEDVAAAAPGARKWFQLYLWRDRSFAKDLVQRAEAAGYDTLMLTVDTPVGGNRRRDVHNGLTVPPALTLRTFVDGALHPRWWFDLLTTSPLTFASLESTEGTVADLINRVFDPALTMDDVTWLRNAWPGKLVIKGIQNVDDARRVVDEGADAVLLSNHGGRQLDRAPVPLELLPPTVQAVGGRAEVFVDTGIMHGADVVAAIAMGANAALVGRAYLYGLMAGGQQGVRKAVDILTGEIVRTLQLLGITHVDDLRAEHARLRPIG; encoded by the coding sequence ATGGTGCAGCGTCGGATTCCCCGGTTCAGCGAGCTGAAGCCCCTGCTGCGGCCCGCACCCTTCGTCCGCGACGCCACGGAGCGCCGGTTGGCCCGCGCCGCCTCCATCGCGGACCTGCGGGACATCGCGCGGCGGCGGACGCCCCGGGCCGTCTTCGACTACACCGACGGCGCCGCGGACGGCGAGCTGAGCCTGAGCCGGGCCCGGGACGCCTGGTCGCGCGTCGAGTTCAGCCCGAGCGTGCTGCGCGACGTCTCCGGCGTCGACACGTCGCGGGAGATCCTCGGGCAGCGCTCCGCCCTGCCGTTCGCGTTCGCCCCCACCGGGTTCACCCGGATGATGGGCAGCGAGGGCGAGCCCGCGGTCGCGGCCGTCGCCGAGCAGGTCGGCATCCCGTACACGCTCTCCACGATGGGCACGACGACGATCGAGGACGTCGCCGCCGCCGCGCCGGGCGCCCGCAAGTGGTTCCAGCTCTACCTCTGGCGGGACCGCAGCTTCGCCAAGGACCTCGTCCAGCGGGCGGAGGCCGCCGGCTACGACACGTTGATGCTGACGGTGGACACCCCCGTCGGCGGCAACCGGCGGCGCGACGTGCACAACGGGCTCACCGTCCCGCCGGCGCTCACGCTCCGCACCTTCGTCGACGGGGCGCTGCACCCGCGCTGGTGGTTCGACCTGCTCACCACCTCCCCGCTGACGTTCGCCAGCCTGGAGTCCACGGAGGGCACCGTCGCGGACCTCATCAACCGCGTGTTCGACCCCGCGCTGACCATGGACGACGTGACCTGGCTGCGGAACGCCTGGCCGGGGAAGCTCGTGATCAAGGGCATCCAGAACGTCGACGACGCGCGCCGCGTGGTCGACGAGGGCGCGGACGCGGTGCTGCTCTCCAACCACGGCGGCCGCCAGCTGGACCGGGCACCCGTGCCCCTGGAGCTGCTCCCGCCCACCGTGCAGGCCGTAGGCGGACGCGCGGAGGTCTTCGTGGACACCGGGATCATGCACGGGGCGGACGTGGTCGCGGCGATCGCGATGGGCGCGAACGCCGCCCTGGTGGGGCGCGCGTACCTCTACGGGCTGATGGCGGGCGGACAGCAGGGGGTGCGCAAGGCGGTCGACATCCTCACCGGGGAGATCGTCCGGACCCTGCAGCTCCTCGGAATCACCCATGTCGATGATCTTCGGGCAGAACACGCGCGGCTACGCCCGATCGGGTGA
- a CDS encoding antitoxin, whose product MGFMDKAKEMLGQHDDKVDQGLDKVGDMATEKYGHGEQVDKGVDFLQQRTGEGDTTGARGEAPAPEGEQPPPPPA is encoded by the coding sequence ATGGGATTCATGGACAAGGCCAAGGAAATGCTGGGTCAGCACGACGACAAGGTCGACCAGGGTCTCGACAAGGTCGGGGACATGGCGACGGAGAAGTACGGCCACGGCGAGCAGGTGGACAAGGGCGTCGACTTCCTGCAGCAGCGCACCGGTGAGGGCGACACCACCGGTGCTCGCGGCGAGGCCCCGGCGCCGGAGGGTGAGCAGCCCCCGCCGCCCCCGGCGTGA
- a CDS encoding HAD-IA family hydrolase, producing MADLRGLILDYGGVLTDGEDMADVPRRARAAGLRLALVSDAHAVPDELREAFDVVVLGAVVGARKPDPEVFRRTAELLGLEPGECVVVDDVPVNVRGAAAAGAVGVLHSAPDATLGELGILLDLPPA from the coding sequence ATGGCGGACCTGCGGGGGCTGATCCTGGACTACGGCGGCGTGCTCACCGACGGCGAGGACATGGCGGACGTGCCGCGCCGGGCCCGCGCCGCGGGGCTGCGCCTGGCGCTGGTCTCGGACGCCCACGCGGTCCCGGACGAGCTGCGGGAGGCGTTCGACGTCGTCGTCCTCGGCGCGGTGGTCGGCGCCCGCAAGCCGGATCCCGAGGTGTTCCGGCGCACCGCGGAACTCCTCGGCCTGGAGCCGGGCGAGTGCGTGGTGGTCGACGACGTGCCGGTCAACGTGCGCGGTGCCGCGGCGGCCGGCGCTGTGGGCGTCCTGCACTCCGCACCGGACGCCACCCTGGGCGAACTCGGGATCCTGCTGGACCTGCCCCCGGCATGA
- a CDS encoding Rv3235 family protein — MTTVLTAPADTAPTDTTTGRAAPTTAPAVPEQRCATRPRLRRVRYEPEPEDVVPPRTGRGTAWPGAAPAPPPPSTFAAAAERRATERELAARRRAGTTMRLVVEVVDGRRPVRQLHGLVGPRVLRYVTAAILAPHARRATARLTSVHVSLPARDCAEVTAVCSMGGRVRAIAARFELGGPLPGEWTCTALRVL, encoded by the coding sequence ATGACGACGGTCCTCACCGCCCCCGCAGACACCGCCCCCACGGACACGACCACCGGACGCGCCGCGCCGACGACCGCACCGGCGGTACCCGAACAGCGCTGCGCGACCCGGCCACGCCTGCGGCGCGTGCGCTACGAACCCGAACCCGAGGACGTCGTCCCGCCCCGGACCGGCCGCGGGACCGCCTGGCCCGGGGCCGCGCCCGCTCCCCCGCCCCCGTCCACCTTCGCGGCGGCCGCGGAGCGGAGGGCGACCGAGCGGGAGCTCGCCGCCCGGCGGCGGGCCGGGACGACGATGCGGCTGGTGGTCGAGGTCGTCGACGGGCGACGGCCCGTGCGTCAGCTGCACGGGCTCGTCGGGCCGCGGGTGCTCCGCTACGTGACCGCGGCGATCCTGGCGCCGCACGCCCGGCGCGCGACGGCCCGGCTGACCAGCGTGCACGTCTCGCTGCCCGCCCGGGACTGCGCGGAGGTGACGGCGGTGTGCAGCATGGGCGGGCGGGTGCGGGCGATCGCGGCCCGCTTCGAGCTGGGCGGGCCGCTGCCGGGTGAGTGGACGTGCACCGCCCTGCGGGTCCTGTGA
- the secA gene encoding preprotein translocase subunit SecA, whose amino-acid sequence MPLLNRLLRAGETKLVKRLGRIAAHIDELEPDVESLTDDELRAKTDEFKQRHADGESLDELLPEAFAVVREAARRTLGQRPFTVQLMGGAALHLGNVAEMKTGEGKTLTSVLPCYLNAISGKGVHVVTTNDYLAKRDSENMGRIHRFLGLTVGVILSEMAPAQRREQYAADITYGTNNEFGFDYLRDNMAWNAADMVQRGHNFAIVDEADSILIDEARTPLIISGPAEQSARWYQEFARMAPMLRKDVHYEVDERKRTVGVTEDGVTFVEDQLGIDNLYEAANTPLVGYLNNALKAKELFKKDKDYIVRDGSVLIVDEFTGRVLAGRRYNEGMHQAIEAKEGVEVQAENQTLATITLQNFFRLYDKLSGMTGTAQTEAAELHQIYKMHVVPIPTNREMIRADQADLIYKSEPAKFEAVADDIAEKHAKGQPVLVGTTSVEKSEYLAKLLLKRGVPHEVLNAKHHEREAAIIAQAGHAGSVTVATNMAGRGTDIMLGGNPDFLADLELRSRGLDPVEHREEYEAAWDAAVAKMKQQVEAEAQEVREAGGLYVLGTERHESRRIDNQLRGRAGRQGDPGESRFYLSLGDELMRRFNGAVVESIMNRFNLPEDVPIEAKMVTRAIRSAQTQVEQQNFEIRKNVLKYDEVLNQQRLVIYTERRRVLDGEDVQEQVRNMLRDVVTAYVTGATAEGYAEDWDLDKLWTAVGQLFPLQIRWQDLADGDPAEGGLDDLTRESLTEAILADAERAYAAREAEMDTLIGTQGGMRELERQVLLQVMDRKWREHLYEMDYLKEGIGLRAMAQRDPLIEYQREGFDMFSAMLEGIKEETVGHLFNVQVQVAEPAAPAPQPADRVAQAQAALSAMAAQQQSAQQQSTQQQPAPVRNPASAQRRASVPADATAPIGHVPAAAQANGIQADGADDDTPTSVLPAAFRGQAPQNLQYSGPDEDGGESVRRDGNGSGNGGRPQTGAQRRAGGPGGANRADRRRQERAARKQSG is encoded by the coding sequence CGGACGAGTTCAAGCAGCGCCACGCCGACGGCGAGTCCCTCGACGAGCTGCTCCCGGAGGCGTTCGCCGTCGTCCGTGAGGCGGCCCGCCGCACCCTGGGCCAGCGCCCCTTCACCGTCCAGCTGATGGGTGGAGCCGCGCTGCACCTCGGAAACGTCGCGGAGATGAAGACCGGTGAGGGCAAGACGCTCACCTCGGTGCTCCCGTGCTACCTCAACGCGATCTCCGGCAAGGGCGTCCACGTCGTCACGACGAACGACTACCTGGCCAAGCGCGACTCCGAGAACATGGGCCGCATCCACCGCTTCCTCGGGCTCACGGTCGGGGTCATCCTGTCCGAGATGGCGCCCGCGCAGCGACGCGAGCAGTACGCCGCGGACATCACCTACGGCACGAACAACGAGTTCGGCTTCGACTACCTGCGCGACAACATGGCGTGGAACGCCGCGGACATGGTCCAGCGCGGCCACAACTTCGCGATCGTCGACGAGGCGGACTCGATCCTCATCGACGAGGCCCGCACCCCGCTGATCATCTCCGGTCCGGCCGAGCAGAGCGCGCGCTGGTACCAGGAGTTCGCGCGGATGGCGCCGATGCTCAGGAAGGACGTCCACTACGAGGTCGACGAGCGCAAGCGCACCGTCGGCGTCACCGAGGACGGCGTCACCTTCGTCGAGGACCAGCTCGGCATCGACAACCTCTACGAGGCCGCGAACACCCCGCTCGTCGGCTACCTGAACAACGCCCTCAAGGCGAAGGAACTGTTCAAGAAGGACAAGGACTACATCGTCCGGGACGGCAGCGTCCTGATCGTCGACGAGTTCACCGGCCGCGTGCTGGCCGGGCGCCGCTACAACGAGGGCATGCACCAGGCCATCGAGGCCAAGGAGGGGGTGGAGGTCCAGGCGGAGAACCAGACGCTGGCCACCATCACCCTGCAGAACTTCTTCCGGCTCTACGACAAGCTCTCCGGGATGACCGGTACCGCCCAGACCGAGGCGGCCGAGCTGCACCAGATCTACAAGATGCACGTGGTGCCGATCCCCACCAACCGCGAGATGATCCGTGCCGACCAGGCGGACCTGATCTACAAGTCCGAGCCGGCGAAGTTCGAGGCGGTCGCGGACGACATCGCCGAGAAGCACGCGAAGGGCCAGCCGGTGCTCGTCGGTACGACGAGCGTGGAGAAGTCCGAGTACCTGGCGAAGCTGCTGCTCAAGCGGGGTGTGCCGCACGAGGTGCTGAACGCGAAGCACCACGAGCGCGAGGCCGCGATCATCGCGCAGGCGGGTCACGCGGGCTCGGTCACGGTCGCCACGAACATGGCCGGCCGCGGTACGGACATCATGCTCGGCGGCAACCCGGACTTCCTCGCCGATCTCGAGCTGCGCAGCCGCGGGCTGGACCCGGTGGAGCACCGCGAGGAGTACGAGGCGGCCTGGGACGCCGCCGTCGCGAAGATGAAGCAGCAGGTCGAGGCGGAGGCGCAGGAGGTCCGCGAGGCCGGTGGGCTCTACGTCCTCGGCACCGAGCGGCACGAGTCCCGTCGCATCGACAACCAGCTCCGCGGCCGCGCGGGCAGGCAGGGAGACCCGGGGGAGTCCCGCTTCTACCTCTCCCTCGGCGACGAGCTGATGCGCCGGTTCAACGGTGCCGTGGTCGAGTCGATCATGAACCGGTTCAACCTGCCGGAGGACGTGCCGATCGAGGCGAAGATGGTCACCCGGGCCATCCGCAGCGCGCAGACCCAGGTGGAGCAGCAGAACTTCGAGATCCGCAAGAACGTCCTCAAGTACGACGAGGTGCTCAACCAGCAGCGCCTGGTCATCTACACCGAGCGCCGCCGCGTGCTCGACGGGGAGGACGTCCAGGAGCAGGTCCGGAACATGCTCCGCGACGTCGTCACCGCCTACGTCACGGGGGCGACGGCCGAGGGCTACGCCGAGGACTGGGACCTGGACAAGCTCTGGACCGCGGTCGGGCAGCTCTTCCCGCTCCAGATCCGCTGGCAGGACCTCGCGGACGGGGACCCGGCCGAGGGCGGCCTGGACGACCTCACCCGCGAGTCCCTGACCGAGGCGATCCTGGCCGACGCCGAGCGGGCCTACGCCGCCCGCGAGGCCGAGATGGACACCCTGATCGGTACCCAGGGCGGCATGCGTGAGCTCGAGCGGCAGGTCCTGCTGCAGGTCATGGACCGCAAGTGGCGCGAGCACCTCTACGAGATGGACTACCTCAAGGAGGGCATCGGGCTGCGCGCGATGGCCCAGCGGGACCCGCTGATCGAGTACCAGCGGGAGGGCTTCGACATGTTCTCCGCGATGCTCGAGGGCATCAAGGAGGAGACGGTCGGGCACCTGTTCAACGTGCAGGTCCAGGTCGCCGAGCCCGCCGCCCCCGCGCCGCAGCCGGCCGATCGGGTCGCGCAGGCGCAGGCAGCGCTCTCCGCGATGGCTGCCCAGCAGCAGTCCGCCCAGCAGCAGTCGACGCAGCAGCAGCCCGCACCGGTCCGGAACCCGGCGTCAGCGCAGCGGCGGGCCTCGGTCCCGGCCGACGCGACCGCGCCGATCGGCCACGTCCCCGCGGCCGCCCAGGCGAACGGGATCCAGGCCGACGGCGCGGACGACGACACGCCCACCTCGGTCCTGCCGGCCGCGTTCCGCGGCCAGGCGCCGCAGAACCTGCAGTACAGCGGACCGGACGAGGACGGCGGCGAGTCCGTGCGCCGCGACGGGAACGGCAGCGGCAACGGCGGCCGGCCGCAGACCGGTGCGCAGCGCCGCGCCGGCGGCCCGGGCGGCGCCAACCGTGCGGACCGGCGCCGGCAGGAGCGGGCCGCGCGCAAGCAGAGCGGCTGA